CCCGCGCCGAACTGGTCGACCCGGACGTCCTGCTGCTCGACGAGGCCACCGCCGCCCTGGACCTGGCCACCGAGGCCCAGGTCAACCAGGCCACCGACCGGCTCGCCGGCAAGCGCACCACCCTCGTCGTCGCGCACCGCCTGACCACCGCCGCCCGCGCCGACCGGGTGGTGGTCATGGACCGCGGCCGGATCGTCGAGGACGGCAGCCACGCCGAACTCCTGGCCCGCGGCGGCCGGTACGCGACCCTGTGGCGCACCTTCGCCGGCGAGGACGAACCGGCCGCCGCCGCGTAGCCGCGCAGCACGCGTGAAGGGGCGGGGCCCGGCGGCCCCGCCCCTTCCGTCAGAGTTCGCCGAAGAGGAGGTTGCCGGGGGCGTCCTCGTCGTCGCCGGTGTAGTACTCGCGTACGGCGTCGAGGAGTTCGTCCACCGACAGGTAGCCGTCGTGGTTCTTGTCGATCCTCGCGAAGAGGGTGTCCGCGTCGGCGGGCTCCAGCTTGGTGTCGAAGGCCAGCTGCGCCTTGTGGAACTCCTCGGGGCTGATGTGCCCGTCGCCGTTGGTGTCGACGACCGTGAGGATCGCCTTCATCATCGGCCGGAAGGACTTCTCGTACGCCGGGCCGCCGTCCTTGTACAGGCGGGTCATGCCGTCCCGGTACTGGCCGGGCGTCAGCTGCTGGTCCTGGCCGACGCCGAGCTCGTTGAAGAGGTCCACCCAGAAGTCGGTGAGCCCGCGGAAGACCTCGGCCGCCTTGGGGGAGTCGGCCGGTTCGGCCAGCGCCG
The Streptomyces sp. NBC_00091 genome window above contains:
- a CDS encoding EF-hand domain-containing protein translates to MTTDLLDRKLERAFAHLDADSNGVIDEKDMIALGTRLLSALAEPADSPKAAEVFRGLTDFWVDLFNELGVGQDQQLTPGQYRDGMTRLYKDGGPAYEKSFRPMMKAILTVVDTNGDGHISPEEFHKAQLAFDTKLEPADADTLFARIDKNHDGYLSVDELLDAVREYYTGDDEDAPGNLLFGEL